The segment GCATACCGACCCAGTATTATTGGATGCTTTTTGGAATAAAGAAGGACCTTTCCAAGAGGAAAAAGCACTCTGCTTGGATGCAACGAACTTCGGGAATGTAGCTAGATTTATCAACCACAGGTATTTGGTTAAACTTCATAGAGTTTAAGCATCCTTTATCTCATACTTTCCACCTTGTTGCCCACGTTTCTATTTGCTGCTGATGTTACTTTCCATACCCTTTGTACTAGGttcgttttgaaatttttatggcAACTgcaacttcttttttcttttgaaataatcattttctattttcatttttctttgccATTACTCTTGAAATCCCCCTTTGATCATTGGAATTTTAACACTGTGATGAGGGTTTGGAAGTTGAAAAGATTGTTCCTGTTTCTAATGTTGTTGATATTGGCTTCGATAAACTCCTTTCTAGTATTCAAGATACAATTAGTTGGCTATATATTGTGCTCTAATATCACTAGATCAATAGCACAGGTGGGATGTGAACTGTGGTTGTTGGCGTCCATTTATTAGGACAATCTAATTTCTGTttctcttcaaatttattagatgCTTTGATGCAAACTTGGTTGATGCTGCAGTTGAGATAGAGACTCCGGAACATCATAGTTATCATGTATTGACTCTCgcaagtttttccttttcttaatTGTTTTTGTATACAGCCGTTCTTCCTCTACAATAGTGAtcatctttttctctttctgaACAAGAAACGAACTACCATAGTGATCGTCTTATTCGGTTCCTTTCCTTTTTGCAGCTTGCCTTATTCACTACAAGAAAAATAGACGCCATGGAAGAGCTAACTTGGGTCAGTGGGTATTGTTAATATATAATTGTGGTTTGGGTTTATTTGTTtgcataaatttttatgtcttgGTCAACTTTTATGAGGCCTTAAGTGGAAGATATCATAATGAGAGATACCTCGGGGAGGTGATAAATTGTACTTGGCTGCAAGTGTTCCATCATTAGTTATATTGTGATATCTCTCATTATGATGTGTTCTACTCAGGTTTATGGGCCCATTTTGCATGCATATCAGGTTTATATGCAACGAGGCAATTAACTGTATGTCTTCCTTATGAATGATGATGCAGTTTTGGTCGTGACTAAATTGTGCTTAAAAGTGTTCTTTTAGAACTTTTATCACCTTGTGATGTAATTCCTTGGACTGTTCAAAATGCCGTTACTGAAATTTTGCTTTACCTGTAGGATTATGGCATCGATTTTGATGTTAAGCCATTTCTCTGTCAATGTGGCAGCAAATTCTGCAGAAACATGAAACGATCTTCTAGTAGGTTCTTACTTTTCTCTCCCAGCTTTTCCACTCTTATCTTGATAGAATTCGCTCTCATCCTTGTTTATTATTGAATCTTTTGTTCTCGAGTTAAATTTATACTTTCCCAACTTTTTCCATCACTTTGTGGAGActatgaactaaaataaatgtgaTATAGTTCCTCCATAATTCAAGATGTTTTTGTACAATATCATTCAAGATCTCCCATGTAAGTCCGTGTCTGTGTAGTTGATACATATGCAAATATACTTTATCTAAGCCGATTGACGCTTCCCAGTTTGCTGTACTAACTTTTAcgtgttcttgttcttaacTTACTCGGGATCTAAATCAGCCTCAAGTACAAGATGAAGTGGGATTGATGGCGCCAGTTTCAGTTTTTGATATCATGGCCTTGCTGGTAGAAGTTACTAGGAAATACTGAAACCCCCACAATGAATTTGTTTCAGCTGTCCACTGACCAATTTAGTCTCGTAGTTTCGAAGACACTCGGTCGGTTTGGGTAGTAAAGCTGAGGATCGATTGCAGATTCAAACTATGGTTTTGTTTGCTGTTAGTTTACACGTATTACCACAATGATGTTCATAGATGTTAGATATCTGAGCATGATTCCTAGTGGTGTTGAAAGTTTTGAAGATTGTAGTGGGAAAGGGGAAtgaagtttttgtttcttctcttgATATCCTGCAATGGCTACTATGGATACCAAAGCAGAACGTACATAAAGGAAAAtcctgaaagaaaaaatttagttatttttgttgttaatattgttttttttttttttgttaatttttattaaaatatattatttgacaaaCTTATTATCATAGTATTGTTTTATTCCAGTTGGGCAATGttgttgaataaaaatattatttgtttatttataaaatttgaataaataaatataataactcgaactaatctaaaaaaatttatagctTACTTATAttgagtttattatttttatcattataattatttatgggAAGTGTTTTAAatcactatttttcttttttaaaaaataattattcattatATTGCAAGAagaattctattatttttccaGAAGTAGGGACTATTTTGACGTCATAATGATAGAGGGGCATTTATGCTAAAAATGGTAGTTAATGGGGGTATTTATGTAAATATGAGCACCTTTGGCGGCACCCAAAACCCTAGAGCTccatgcatatatatatatataaactaatgGTGATACATCTGTGCTAGCGGCCGCCGGAGAAACGCTGAAGTCCATCGGCAATGTCGAAGCGAGGTACTCTTCTCCTTCATTACTCCTTGTTTTCGCATGTTGTCTCATTGATCGAACtgaatttaatttgatgttATTCTTCTTCGTTCTGTTTAATGCGTATGCTGGAACTAATTTAATTGCTACCACAGGAAGGGGAGGATCCGCTGGGAACAAGTTTCGGATGTCACTGGGTCTTCCAGTGGCTGCTACTGTCAACTGTGCCGACAACACAGGAGCTAAGAATCTCTACATCATTTCAGTGAAAGGGATCAAGGGCCGCCTCAATAGATTGCCATCAGCATGTGTTGGTGACATGGTTATGGCCACCGtcaagaagggaaagcctgaTCTCAGGAAGAAGGTCTTGCCTGCTGTCATTGTTAGGCAGCGCAAGCCATGGCGCCGAAAGGACGGTGTCTTCATGTATTTCGAAGGTTTTGCCTATTTCCATCCTTttgctattttgtttttttagagcttttgtttagttttcttttactCCATTAGGCAGCTGTACATTGGATAGAGGATAACGCGTTTTCCTTACTTGGGTGGGAAGTTATGACTGTTGAAATTGAAGTATTGGGGATACTAATTATTGGGTTTTTGGCGTAGTTTATCTCATTTAGCTTGTGAATATTCGTTCAGAATTTGATTGTCTGATGTTGAATGACTTTTTATGAAGGCCTTTTGCTTTATTATTGTTCATGTTTCTTATTAGATTGAAAAAAGTTGCCTTTTTTTCGAAATATACATTTCTGGTTAttcatttcattgatgaaCATCTGCTTTGTTCTCTTTTGATGAGAATTTTGTATCGGGAATGTTGACTGGGGAAGTAATACACTTCTACCTTTGTCCTCGAAGGAAAATGGACAATTGATTGTGAAATAGTGAATAGAATGATTAAAAATgcatatttgtattatttgtCATGCTGGTTTTGCAAATGCCAATTTCTTACCACCACTATAACTTACCCTTctgtttttcttatatatatgcattgtaatttttttttcagataaTGCTGGTGTGATTGTCAATCCCAAGGGTGAGATGAAAggtaatgtttatttattatctattttttaaaatattaattgtttCTATACCCAGCTAAGTGTTTGGGTCAGCATGAAGGGTAGTGTCTTTCTGGTCTGTGACTATAAAATGTTATGAATGCGTGACATGCCATGGAAGATGGCAATCATCATGAAGGACCGATGCAATTCTTGGTGGAGTTTCCACAAATTAGTCTTTGCAGATTGTTTACCTAGAATATACAGTTTTAGCCTAATGGATGTGTTGGTGGTACGATAACAATAGTTAGAATAGAACGAAGGCGAAGTAGAGAAGAGAAATCCCAATTCCTAATTATTCTTGGTTTTATAAGTTCAACCTCATATTTTAACAATGAGCCTGCATAGGGAATATGTAAAGTTTCAATTTATCTTCCAGTTTGGACATTGATCACACCACATAAGGGCTCgacttatttattaaataaataactaatgATGCTTGATGAAACCTGGCTACTTTGGTTGGTTAGCACCCCTTCGCTAATTATCTCTTACAGGACACTGGCATGGGTAGTCACGAAGATCTATAACGACGCTGTATTTGATTGTAGGTTCGGCTATTACTGGCCCCATTGGAAAGGAATGCGCCGATCTTTGGCCAAGAATTGCAAGTGCTGCTAATGCCATCGTATGAGACAGATAATCGAAGCAATTATAGGTTGTGCCATGTTTTAGATTTTCTTCTGAAGTCTTCTTTTGGTTGGGTTTGCCTCTGCTTTGTTAGACAGATGCAGGCGCCTTTTTGAGGTTTTTTATTCTAATGGATTGCTAATGTCTTATTGCTGTTGTTTTGCTTTCTCCTCTCCGTTTTGGGAACCTTTTGCAGTTTTTGTTACAGATACGACGGACCATGTTTTATAACAATGGAGAAATATTAGGAAGTTTTGGTGCTGTTCTTGGCTGCTATATAATCATCTGTTTAGTAGTGTTCTGTTACTAAAAATACTGTTCAATGCCAAGCAACGCATGAATGCCCTTACGTTACTACagaatttagataaaatattttaattgaaactTGAAATACTTGAAACCGAAGGATTCCTTTAAtgagaattttgaaatattagtTTATTGGTAGCATGATTTTGTGGTTGGGTTGGATGACATTTTCAGAAGAGTTGATTGGTGATGGCTTGCCGTTCCAGTAAATGAGTAGTTATAGTAAAGCTTGACATGTACAAGCTAGAAAATCACTCCTATAGTTTCTATCACTTGTTATCCGATATTGTGTTTAAACGAACATGTTTTCTCTTATTTCTAGGTACTAATAGAAAGAGATTTTGTTTAAAAGACATGTTTTTCTTTAAGTTACTCCAAATACACCAGTTTGACCATATGTTCGAGAAGAGAGGAGTCCAGATGATCTCTAGAATGGATACATAGTTTATATTAGATCTCAATATTGTGTgccatgtatatatatgtatataatggCATATGGCCTAGAGAGATGCAcacagatatatatatatatatatctagagagagagagagaggcgcCTTTGAATTGAAGGCAAGGCAGGGCAAAGCAATTTTGAACCAAACCGTCCCTCTCTGCTACCTATCAGTACCTAACATGAAGTCTTTTTAACTCAACCCCAACCCCAACCCAATGACTTCCCAACTCACAGTTTGGTATCATTCCCTTTTCTGCTCCCTTTCGAATCATTCTTACcctttaaaatataactcCTCCCTCCTTCCTTCCCATTTCCACTTATCCCTCTCCTTTCTTTACGTCCGCTCTCGTTTTGGTTTTGATCCGTCTCCAAAGATATGGCCGGCTTGGTCACCGGTTCCCAACACTATCCCCACGTAGCCAATGAGGTCAGACATATCatccttttgtcttcttgtTATATACTATCATATTTTTGACAGGTCTCTGAACTTAATGTGATATGTTTTGATGGGTGTAGAGTCATCGTGGGCCTGCATCATCGATGAAAACGTGTCGAGTTTGTGGTGACGAAATTGGACTCAAAGATGATGGTAAAGTATTTGTGGCATGTCTTGTGTGTAATTTCCCTGTTTGTCGTCCTTGTTACGAGTACGAAAGGAGCGAAGGCAACAAGTGTTGTCCCCAATGCAATGCTCGCTACAAGCGTCATAAAGGTACACAACACCTTCGTTTCTTTCGCTACGATCCTTCCACGGTTAAATCACTAATAAACTCAAAAACTTACTTGGATGAACACTCTTCTCAGGCTCGCCTAGAGTCAT is part of the Cucurbita pepo subsp. pepo cultivar mu-cu-16 chromosome LG12, ASM280686v2, whole genome shotgun sequence genome and harbors:
- the LOC111806895 gene encoding 60S ribosomal protein L23; its protein translation is MSKRGRGGSAGNKFRMSLGLPVAATVNCADNTGAKNLYIISVKGIKGRLNRLPSACVGDMVMATVKKGKPDLRKKVLPAVIVRQRKPWRRKDGVFMYFEDNAGVIVNPKGEMKGSAITGPIGKECADLWPRIASAANAIV